One Lachnospiraceae bacterium C1.1 genomic region harbors:
- a CDS encoding glycosyltransferase family protein: MKINEIAFIVCYNDEFLMGECKKYIERLYLPESYSIDIITVAEAPSMCAGYNAAMKSSDAWIKVYLHQDTFIVNRYFIFNIVEIFNSDKNIGIIGITGTDALPDSAIWWRGEVKGKFPFTKEEYIDERIGENYNLSEAVAVDGFLIATSKNVEWREDIFDGFDFYDISQCLEYRRRGYRVVVAEQRLPWCIHADGFFLDLDNYAYARKIFFEEYKKEEYYLNDSHVLMNDSMEIEALLRDYKLKKEKFDRYQTIFLGEISDALKNNEYEKIMSLYVESASNITENEGMLMAIPADYLRFMVIMDAYQKESMAGIRLFLANTESFSELMGKFRKVEIYLRRLEYDFDNDAYNETFDFIHNENISQYAISEIMNSAVAQLGNLDRIKKIIKERTGYDCNIICE, encoded by the coding sequence AGCATTGATATTATTACAGTGGCAGAAGCCCCCTCAATGTGTGCCGGATACAATGCGGCGATGAAGTCATCTGATGCATGGATAAAAGTATATCTGCATCAGGATACATTTATTGTTAACAGATATTTCATTTTTAATATAGTTGAAATTTTTAATAGTGATAAAAATATAGGTATAATTGGCATTACCGGGACAGACGCACTTCCTGACTCTGCAATCTGGTGGAGAGGTGAGGTGAAGGGAAAGTTTCCCTTTACGAAGGAAGAGTACATTGATGAAAGGATAGGGGAAAATTATAATCTGTCAGAAGCTGTCGCTGTGGATGGATTTTTAATAGCAACATCAAAAAATGTCGAGTGGAGAGAGGATATATTTGATGGATTCGACTTCTATGATATTTCACAGTGTCTGGAATACAGAAGAAGGGGATATAGGGTTGTTGTTGCAGAGCAGCGGTTGCCATGGTGCATACATGCAGATGGTTTTTTTCTTGATCTGGATAATTATGCTTATGCAAGGAAAATTTTTTTTGAGGAATATAAAAAAGAAGAATATTACTTGAATGACAGCCATGTCCTGATGAATGATTCTATGGAAATAGAAGCTTTATTAAGGGATTACAAACTAAAAAAAGAAAAATTTGATAGATATCAAACAATATTTCTTGGAGAAATTTCGGATGCATTAAAAAATAACGAATATGAAAAAATAATGAGCCTGTATGTGGAGTCAGCAAGTAATATAACAGAAAATGAAGGGATGCTTATGGCGATTCCAGCAGATTATCTGAGATTTATGGTTATAATGGATGCGTATCAAAAAGAGTCAATGGCTGGAATAAGGCTGTTTTTGGCAAATACAGAGAGCTTTAGTGAACTTATGGGAAAATTCAGGAAAGTCGAGATATATTTAAGACGGCTTGAATATGATTTCGATAATGATGCATATAATGAAACATTTGATTTCATACACAATGAAAATATATCTCAATATGCAATATCAGAAATTATGAATTCTGCTGTTGCACAGTTGGGAAATCTCGACAGGATAAAAAAAATTATCAAAGAGCGAACAGGCTATGATTGTAATATTATTTGTGAATAA